A stretch of the Lineus longissimus chromosome 10, tnLinLong1.2, whole genome shotgun sequence genome encodes the following:
- the LOC135494960 gene encoding uncharacterized protein LOC135494960 produces MMASGGFYRQIGFSVGLAKSTVIAYTHEVARFLYSSSPNHISLPQDQEFDDLAQQLRTVDGRVLRVIMFLDGEIVKIQRPDRAGDAYFCGRHGKSCDSLNVQLVVDKHGCVRHVVSGIPGSTHDKTAIEWSRQFMAYLDTLPEDVAILGDPAYRNVHPRVVCTFVGNNLPQEQLQFNLQCTRLRQIVERSIGATELKWRISQLKENRFPAKYGPLFPSQCMIGICVLHNRFTNFL; encoded by the coding sequence ATGATGGCATCTGGAGGCTTTTATCGGCAAATAGGATTTTCTGTAGGACTTGCCAAGAGCACCGTCATTGCCTACACGCATGAAGTGGCTAGGTTCCTATACTCTTCATCTCCAAACCACATATCTTTGCCCCAGGATCAGGAATTTGATGACTTGGCCCAGCAACTTAGGACTGTGGATGGTCGTGTTCTTCGCGTCATCATGTTTCTCGATGGTGAAATCGTTAAAATCCAGCGTCCAGATAGAGCTGGAGATGCGTACTTTTGTGGGAGGCATGGTAAATCATGTGACTCTTTGAATGTCCAGCTCGTTGTGGACAAACATGGATGTGTTAGACATGTGGTGAGTGGAATACCAGGGTCTACTCATGACAAGACTGCAATCGAATGGTCTCGGCAATTCATGGCATACCTGGACACCTTGCCAGAAGACGTTGCAATTCTAGGAGATCCAGCATATCGAAACGTTCATCCCAGGGTTGTTTGTACTTTTGTGGGGAATAATCTGCCACAGGAACAATTGCAGTTCAACTTGCAGTGCACCAGACTGAGGCAGATAGTAGAAAGGTCCATAGGGGCAACTGAATTGAAATGGCGAATCAGTCAACTTAAAGAAAACAGGTTTCCAGCAAAGTATGGACCGCTTTTTCCGTCTCAGTGCATGATTGGTATTTGCGTTCTGCACAATCGCTTCACCAATTTCCTTTAA